Proteins encoded within one genomic window of Xylophilus sp. GOD-11R:
- a CDS encoding rhodanese homology domain-containing protein: MSDTSTLDRPPLAPASPAAPQVPELPVAAVRQALLDRTEIALLDLREEDPYAQEHPLWAANLPLSRLELDAWDRIPRRDTLVVLFGTHDGHDLVPLAAARLAALGYTRVHALAGGLEGWKTAGGEVFRDVNVPSKSFGEWVEHHRHTPSLPAEEVQALIDGRADVVVVDARRFDEYRTMSIPGATSVPGAELVLRIAELAPDPKTRVIVNCAGRTRSIIGTQSLVNAGIPNPVAALRNGTIGWLLAGQTLDHGAERRAPSVVQAHTAATARQRAQAVADRAGVRRTTLADLPALSPADRTVYRLDVRTPEEYEAGHLPGFASAPGGQLVQETDHHAPVRGARIVLDDSDGVRAPMTASWLAQMGWEVYLLEGVDAAGRSTAGAWKKPQPDTPAVRTVNPVALAGWLEVARQDPAAVQVLDFTNSANHVMGHVPGAWFAIRAQVADALRAVPAARRYVATCGSSLLARFAAQDLREALDALGSDAEVLVLEGGNAAWAAAGLPLEAGDARLATPRTDRYRRPYEGTDAPRSAMQAYLDWEFGLVAQLGRDGTHHFQVI, from the coding sequence ATGAGCGACACCTCCACCCTCGACCGCCCACCGCTCGCGCCGGCCTCCCCCGCTGCGCCGCAGGTGCCCGAACTGCCGGTCGCCGCCGTCCGCCAGGCCCTGCTGGACCGCACCGAAATCGCCTTGCTCGACCTGCGCGAGGAAGACCCCTACGCGCAGGAACATCCGCTGTGGGCGGCCAACCTGCCGCTGTCGCGCCTGGAGCTCGACGCCTGGGACCGCATTCCGCGCCGCGACACCCTCGTCGTGCTGTTCGGCACCCACGATGGCCACGACCTGGTGCCGCTGGCGGCTGCGCGCCTGGCCGCGCTCGGCTACACCCGGGTGCATGCCCTGGCCGGTGGACTCGAGGGCTGGAAGACCGCCGGCGGCGAGGTGTTTCGCGACGTCAACGTGCCGAGCAAATCCTTCGGGGAATGGGTGGAACACCACCGGCACACGCCCTCGCTGCCGGCCGAAGAAGTGCAGGCCCTGATCGACGGCCGCGCCGACGTCGTGGTGGTCGACGCCCGCCGTTTCGACGAATACCGCACCATGAGCATCCCCGGTGCCACCAGCGTGCCGGGCGCCGAGCTGGTGCTGCGCATCGCCGAACTGGCGCCCGATCCGAAGACGCGGGTCATCGTGAACTGCGCCGGCCGCACCCGCAGCATCATCGGCACGCAGTCGCTGGTGAACGCCGGCATTCCCAACCCGGTCGCGGCGCTGCGCAACGGCACCATCGGCTGGCTGCTCGCGGGGCAGACGCTGGACCACGGCGCCGAACGCCGCGCGCCTTCCGTGGTGCAGGCCCACACCGCCGCCACCGCCCGCCAGCGCGCGCAAGCCGTGGCCGACCGTGCCGGCGTGCGCCGCACCACCCTCGCCGACCTGCCGGCCCTGAGCCCGGCCGACCGCACCGTGTACCGCCTCGACGTGCGCACGCCCGAGGAATACGAGGCCGGCCACCTGCCCGGCTTCGCCAGCGCGCCGGGCGGCCAGCTGGTGCAGGAAACCGACCACCACGCTCCCGTGCGCGGTGCGCGCATCGTGCTCGACGACAGCGACGGCGTGCGGGCGCCGATGACCGCCTCGTGGCTCGCGCAGATGGGCTGGGAGGTCTACCTGCTCGAAGGCGTCGACGCCGCCGGGCGCTCCACTGCCGGTGCCTGGAAGAAGCCACAGCCCGACACGCCGGCCGTGCGCACCGTCAACCCGGTGGCGCTGGCCGGCTGGCTGGAGGTGGCCCGGCAGGATCCCGCCGCCGTGCAGGTGCTGGACTTCACCAACAGCGCCAACCACGTCATGGGCCATGTGCCCGGTGCGTGGTTCGCGATCCGCGCGCAGGTCGCCGACGCCCTGCGCGCCGTGCCGGCCGCCCGCCGCTATGTCGCCACCTGCGGCAGCAGCCTGCTGGCGCGGTTCGCCGCGCAGGACCTGCGCGAGGCCCTGGACGCGCTCGGCAGCGATGCCGAGGTGCTGGTGCTCGAAGGCGGCAATGCCGCCTGGGCTGCCGCCGGTTTACCGCTGGAGGCTGGAGACGCCCGCCTGGCCACACCGCGCACCGACCGCTATCGCCGCCCCTACGAAGGCACCGACGCGCCACGTTCCGCGATGCAGGCCTATCTCGACTGGGAGTTCGGCCTGGTGGCGCAACTGGGCCGCGACGGCACGCACCATTTCCAGGTGATCTGA
- a CDS encoding ABC transporter ATP-binding protein, with translation MNAPLSSLQLAEPVRISPLLRVDGLSVSYGSQQVVSGVDFELGRGESLALIGESGSGKSTIARAVLRLLPGNAQAAGRITVEGREVLGLPERGFRPLRGRRIGFVPQDPAHALNPVRTIGAQAEEAAALTGEADRRVRRALILDTFAQVGLDHPRRIYDAYPHQLSGGMLQRVLIGLAVLPQPALLVADEPTSALDVTIQKRILDLLGRLQRDRGIGLLLITHDLAIASERADALVVLKDGAVQEAGSTVEVFSAPSSAYARKLHADVPALHPDRYDDLRAHGFARLAGPADEPSRIEVRGVSKSFESDGRTLKAVDGISFSVAAGTTHALVGESGSGKTTTIRLLLGLEEADSGHITVAGQPVAGRTPAALRSLRRHLQLVYQNPFTSLDPTWTVERLVTEPLARFGIGDRRERAARVREALGQVGLGEHLLARKPQALSGGQRQRVAIARSLVLRPDVIVLDEPTSALDVSVQADIVEVLLTLQAELGLTYVFVSHDLALVRQLAHTVSVMRHGRIVEHGSVADIFDRPRQPYTVSLLESIPAGVAGARLVRPHARPAYDQAQAA, from the coding sequence ATGAACGCACCGCTTTCCTCGCTCCAACTGGCCGAGCCGGTCCGCATCTCGCCGCTGCTGCGGGTGGATGGGCTGTCGGTGTCCTACGGGTCGCAACAGGTCGTCTCGGGCGTGGACTTCGAGCTCGGGCGCGGCGAAAGCCTGGCGCTGATCGGCGAATCCGGCTCGGGCAAGTCGACCATCGCCCGCGCGGTGCTGCGGCTGCTGCCGGGCAACGCGCAGGCGGCAGGCCGCATCACCGTCGAGGGCCGGGAAGTGCTGGGCCTGCCGGAGCGCGGTTTCAGGCCGCTGCGCGGCCGGCGCATCGGTTTCGTGCCGCAGGATCCAGCCCATGCGCTCAACCCGGTGCGCACCATCGGCGCGCAGGCCGAGGAAGCGGCGGCGCTGACCGGCGAGGCGGACCGGCGGGTGCGCCGGGCGCTCATCCTCGACACCTTCGCCCAGGTCGGGCTGGACCATCCGCGACGCATCTACGACGCTTATCCGCACCAGCTCTCCGGCGGCATGCTGCAGCGGGTGCTGATCGGCCTGGCGGTGCTGCCGCAGCCGGCGCTGCTGGTGGCCGACGAGCCGACCTCCGCGCTCGACGTGACCATCCAGAAACGCATCCTCGATCTGCTGGGCAGGCTGCAGCGTGATCGCGGCATCGGCCTGCTGCTCATCACCCACGACCTGGCCATCGCCTCCGAGCGGGCGGATGCGCTGGTGGTGCTCAAGGACGGCGCGGTGCAGGAAGCGGGCAGCACGGTGGAAGTGTTCTCGGCGCCGTCGTCGGCCTATGCGCGCAAGCTGCACGCCGACGTGCCGGCGCTGCATCCGGATCGTTACGACGACCTGCGCGCGCACGGCTTCGCGCGGCTGGCCGGCCCGGCCGACGAGCCATCGCGCATCGAGGTACGCGGCGTCAGCAAGAGCTTCGAGTCGGACGGCCGCACGCTGAAGGCAGTCGACGGCATCTCGTTCTCGGTCGCGGCCGGCACCACGCATGCGCTGGTCGGCGAATCGGGTTCGGGCAAGACGACGACCATCCGCCTGCTGCTCGGCCTGGAAGAGGCCGACAGCGGCCACATCACGGTGGCCGGGCAGCCGGTGGCCGGTCGAACGCCTGCCGCGCTGCGCTCGCTGCGGCGGCATCTGCAGCTGGTCTACCAAAACCCCTTCACCTCGCTCGATCCAACCTGGACGGTGGAGCGGCTGGTGACCGAGCCACTGGCGCGTTTCGGCATCGGCGACCGGCGCGAACGCGCCGCGCGGGTGCGCGAGGCGCTGGGCCAGGTGGGCCTGGGCGAACATCTGCTGGCGCGCAAGCCGCAGGCCTTGTCGGGCGGACAGCGGCAGCGGGTGGCCATCGCGCGTTCGCTGGTGCTGCGGCCGGACGTGATCGTGCTCGACGAGCCGACCTCGGCGCTCGACGTGAGCGTGCAGGCCGACATCGTCGAGGTGCTGCTCACCCTGCAGGCCGAGCTGGGGCTGACCTATGTGTTCGTGTCGCACGACCTGGCGCTGGTGCGGCAGCTGGCGCATACCGTCTCGGTGATGCGCCACGGCCGCATCGTGGAGCACGGCAGCGTGGCCGACATCTTCGACCGGCCGCGCCAGCCCTACACGGTGAGTTTGCTGGAGTCGATTCCGGCGGGTGTGGCGGGGGCCCGGCTGGTGCGGCCGCATGCCCGGCCGGCTTACGACCAGGCGCAAGCGGCCTGA
- a CDS encoding ABC transporter permease codes for MSAVLDSPASEPPVGIAPRLPLAVALAFAVIVLVVAWAIAPGLFASHDPAIGVPADKLLPPGAAHWFGTDHLGRDLYTRVVHGTGSSVASALIAVAIGVFAGGFIGLLSGFLGGWVDVVFARLVDVLLAIPHLLLAVIVVTALGFDTTNAAVATGVSAVAVFARVMRAEVIKTRQATFIEASFLLGGSRWHILLRHVLPNASRSVLSLAVLQFGLSILVIASLAFLGYGDPPPASDWGLLIAIGKDYLEWPWLVYAPAFTIIATVLSMNRISRWLRQPA; via the coding sequence ATGAGTGCCGTTCTCGACTCGCCGGCGTCCGAGCCGCCGGTCGGCATCGCGCCGCGCCTGCCGCTGGCGGTGGCGCTCGCCTTCGCCGTCATCGTGCTGGTGGTCGCCTGGGCGATCGCGCCGGGGCTGTTCGCCAGCCACGACCCGGCCATCGGCGTGCCGGCCGACAAGCTGCTGCCGCCGGGCGCCGCGCACTGGTTCGGCACCGACCATCTCGGCCGCGACCTCTACACGCGGGTGGTGCACGGCACCGGGTCGTCGGTGGCGAGCGCACTGATCGCGGTGGCGATCGGGGTTTTCGCCGGCGGCTTCATCGGCCTGCTGTCGGGCTTTCTCGGCGGCTGGGTCGACGTGGTCTTCGCCCGCCTCGTCGACGTGTTGCTGGCCATTCCCCATTTGCTGCTGGCGGTGATCGTGGTCACCGCGCTCGGCTTCGACACCACCAACGCGGCGGTGGCGACCGGCGTGTCGGCGGTGGCGGTGTTCGCCAGGGTGATGCGCGCCGAGGTCATCAAGACCCGGCAGGCGACCTTTATCGAGGCCTCGTTCCTGCTGGGCGGCTCGCGCTGGCACATCCTGCTGCGCCATGTGCTGCCCAACGCCTCGCGCTCGGTGCTGTCTCTGGCGGTGCTGCAGTTCGGGCTGTCGATCCTGGTGATCGCGAGCCTGGCTTTTCTCGGTTACGGCGACCCGCCGCCGGCCTCCGACTGGGGCCTGCTGATCGCCATCGGCAAGGACTACCTGGAATGGCCCTGGCTGGTGTATGCGCCGGCCTTCACCATCATCGCCACGGTGCTCTCCATGAACCGCATCAGCCGCTGGCTGCGCCAACCCGCATGA
- a CDS encoding ABC transporter permease gives MSRVPSAYLHYAAKRLLQAVVVILLTYVFTFVVVSVLPGDPVTNVLRDPQNGFGEQEIQEIVASQGLDQPIPVQLWNSLTRFAAGDLGMSMRSSRPVSTLIAEVLPSTLVLASTALAVALVLALLIAYGTRFLPERFGQGLLRGAPSLFLSVPNFVIGLVLIHTFGFQLGLFRVIEPESFWATVFAAFALGIPVSAQIAEVLIVNLDNEARQEYATVARGRGLGQARLFFRHLLKPSSLPVVTVIALTVGELLGGSLITETVFGRTGVGSLVQRSVSTQDLPVLQAVVSLAAVVFVLVNLLADLVYPLLDPRVKLLGARRPREARPVNPPEATA, from the coding sequence ATGAGCCGTGTGCCCAGCGCCTACCTGCACTACGCCGCCAAGCGTCTGCTGCAGGCGGTCGTGGTGATCCTGCTGACCTACGTCTTCACCTTCGTCGTGGTGAGCGTGCTGCCGGGCGACCCGGTGACCAACGTGCTGCGCGATCCGCAGAACGGTTTCGGCGAGCAGGAGATCCAGGAGATTGTCGCCAGCCAGGGGCTGGACCAGCCGATCCCGGTGCAGCTGTGGAACTCGCTCACCCGCTTCGCCGCCGGCGACCTGGGCATGTCGATGCGCTCCAGCCGGCCGGTGTCCACGCTCATCGCCGAGGTGTTGCCCTCGACCCTGGTGCTGGCGTCGACCGCGCTGGCGGTAGCCCTGGTGCTGGCGCTGCTCATCGCCTATGGCACGCGTTTTCTGCCGGAGCGTTTCGGCCAGGGGCTGCTGCGCGGTGCGCCGTCGTTGTTTCTGTCGGTGCCCAATTTCGTCATCGGCCTGGTGCTGATCCACACCTTCGGCTTCCAGCTCGGCCTGTTCCGCGTGATCGAGCCGGAGAGCTTCTGGGCGACGGTCTTCGCCGCCTTCGCGCTCGGCATTCCGGTGTCGGCGCAGATCGCCGAAGTGCTGATCGTCAACCTCGACAACGAGGCGCGCCAGGAATACGCCACCGTGGCGCGCGGCCGGGGTCTGGGGCAGGCGCGGCTGTTCTTCCGTCACCTGCTCAAGCCCTCGTCGCTGCCGGTGGTGACCGTGATCGCGCTCACCGTCGGCGAACTGCTCGGCGGCTCGCTGATCACCGAGACGGTGTTCGGCCGCACCGGCGTCGGTAGCCTGGTGCAGCGCTCGGTCAGCACGCAGGACCTGCCGGTGCTGCAGGCGGTGGTGTCGCTGGCGGCGGTGGTCTTCGTGCTGGTGAACTTGCTGGCCGACCTGGTCTACCCGCTGCTCGACCCGCGTGTGAAGCTGCTCGGCGCCCGCCGACCGCGCGAGGCCCGACCCGTCAACCCACCGGAGGCCACCGCATGA
- a CDS encoding ABC transporter substrate-binding protein produces MTARVSRSFFPVHAARRRLVASLGVASVAAALLLAGTGASQAADAPRNGGDVTFLIDSLGNTWIPNNSAISSFQGHIWGHVTDKLVYVDENGKASPWIAERWEQNANATQFTLHLKKGVTFSDGSPLDAAAVVANLDIWHAGRKSEGINPIGLFPKTYERAEAVDATTVKVFFKAPTLGFIPTLGYHGSILISPKTIALPAAQQADLGKTAGSGPYVVESWKEGGYVKLVKRKDYQWGPAAVGHTGPAYLDSITYKLVAEPTLRVSAVRSGQADIAYSPSPQELKSLKNAGFGVSTPRYLGFVNGLAINTKVAPFDDLRVRQALQAGINRQEIVDTVYTPDWKLATSFIQSNVPGAADYSRLLAYDPARAEKLLDDAGWVKGPKGQRVRDGQPLTLVLNSNPYLATSKAIDELLAQQLGKIGWKVVIRAYDVPTYGEKVRIGGAAVPAYEVTRSFIDAGTVAGILTDANNGENWFALGESDKKINELRDRIAGAGTAEARRPLLDELQRYVLEQGYFIPRTQIVQRIYVQSPRLKGERYNGVAYASYYTATKSK; encoded by the coding sequence ATGACCGCTCGTGTTTCCCGCTCGTTCTTTCCTGTCCATGCCGCCCGCCGACGGCTCGTCGCAAGCCTCGGCGTGGCGTCCGTCGCCGCCGCGCTGTTGCTGGCCGGCACCGGCGCCAGCCAGGCCGCCGATGCTCCGCGCAACGGTGGCGACGTCACCTTCCTGATCGACTCGCTGGGCAACACCTGGATTCCCAACAACAGCGCCATCTCCAGCTTCCAGGGCCACATCTGGGGCCACGTCACCGACAAGCTCGTCTATGTGGATGAAAACGGCAAGGCCAGCCCCTGGATCGCCGAGCGCTGGGAGCAGAACGCCAATGCCACGCAGTTCACGCTGCACCTGAAGAAGGGTGTGACCTTCTCCGACGGCAGCCCGCTCGACGCCGCCGCGGTGGTGGCCAACCTCGACATCTGGCATGCCGGCCGCAAGAGCGAGGGCATCAACCCGATCGGCCTGTTTCCCAAGACCTACGAGCGTGCCGAGGCCGTCGACGCCACCACGGTGAAGGTGTTCTTCAAGGCGCCGACGCTGGGCTTCATTCCCACGCTGGGCTATCACGGCTCGATCCTCATCTCGCCCAAGACCATCGCGCTGCCGGCCGCACAGCAGGCCGACCTGGGCAAGACCGCCGGCAGCGGCCCCTACGTGGTGGAGTCGTGGAAGGAGGGCGGCTACGTGAAGCTGGTCAAGCGCAAGGACTACCAGTGGGGGCCGGCGGCGGTCGGCCACACCGGCCCGGCTTATCTCGACTCGATCACCTACAAGCTGGTGGCCGAACCCACGCTGCGCGTGTCGGCGGTGCGCTCGGGCCAGGCCGACATTGCCTACAGCCCGTCGCCGCAAGAGCTGAAATCGCTCAAGAACGCGGGCTTCGGTGTTTCCACGCCGCGCTACCTGGGCTTCGTGAACGGGCTCGCCATCAACACCAAGGTCGCGCCCTTCGACGACCTGCGGGTGCGCCAGGCGCTGCAGGCCGGCATCAATCGGCAGGAAATCGTCGACACCGTCTACACGCCCGACTGGAAGCTCGCCACCTCCTTCATCCAGAGCAACGTGCCGGGCGCGGCCGACTACAGCCGGCTGCTCGCGTACGACCCGGCCCGTGCCGAGAAGCTGCTCGACGACGCCGGCTGGGTGAAAGGCCCGAAAGGCCAGCGCGTCCGGGACGGCCAGCCGCTGACGCTGGTGCTCAACTCCAACCCCTACCTCGCCACCTCCAAGGCCATCGACGAACTGCTGGCCCAGCAGCTCGGCAAGATCGGCTGGAAGGTGGTGATCCGCGCCTACGACGTGCCGACCTACGGCGAGAAGGTGCGCATCGGCGGCGCGGCGGTGCCGGCCTACGAGGTCACCCGCAGCTTCATCGACGCGGGCACGGTCGCCGGCATCCTGACCGATGCCAACAACGGCGAGAACTGGTTCGCGCTGGGCGAAAGCGACAAGAAGATCAACGAGCTGCGCGACCGCATCGCCGGCGCCGGTACCGCCGAGGCACGCCGCCCGCTGCTCGACGAACTGCAGCGCTACGTGCTGGAGCAGGGCTACTTCATTCCCCGCACCCAGATCGTGCAGCGCATCTACGTGCAGTCGCCCAGGCTCAAGGGCGAAAGGTACAACGGCGTGGCCTACGCCAGCTACTACACCGCCACCAAGAGCAAGTGA
- a CDS encoding H-NS histone family protein — MSSYQELLARQKALEEQIEAAHGRERETAIEEVRRIAADFGLGELELFGRSISRGGVSETAGRPLLAKYKDPETAKTWTGRGKPPSWIAGKDREPFLIR, encoded by the coding sequence ATGAGCAGCTACCAGGAACTTCTGGCGCGCCAGAAAGCACTCGAGGAACAGATCGAGGCGGCACACGGCCGCGAACGCGAGACTGCGATCGAGGAAGTGCGGCGCATCGCCGCCGATTTCGGCCTGGGCGAGCTGGAGCTCTTCGGCCGCAGCATCAGCCGCGGCGGCGTGAGCGAGACCGCCGGCCGCCCGCTGCTGGCCAAGTACAAGGACCCCGAGACCGCCAAGACCTGGACTGGCCGGGGCAAGCCGCCGAGCTGGATCGCGGGCAAGGATCGCGAGCCTTTCCTGATCCGCTGA
- a CDS encoding DUF1428 domain-containing protein → MKYVDGFVVAVPVAHKQKYLEVAARAAQVFKDHGAMRVVECWGDDVPDGKLTDFRGAVKAVEGEIVVFSWIEYPSREVRDRVGEAAMKDPRMAGMQTDMPFDGKRMIFGGFVPLLDS, encoded by the coding sequence ATGAAGTACGTCGATGGATTCGTGGTGGCGGTGCCGGTGGCCCACAAGCAGAAGTACCTGGAGGTGGCCGCCCGGGCCGCGCAGGTCTTCAAGGACCACGGCGCCATGCGGGTGGTGGAGTGCTGGGGCGACGACGTGCCCGACGGCAAGCTCACCGACTTCCGGGGCGCGGTGAAGGCCGTGGAGGGCGAGATCGTGGTCTTCTCCTGGATCGAATATCCCTCGCGCGAAGTGCGCGACCGGGTCGGCGAAGCAGCCATGAAAGACCCGCGCATGGCCGGCATGCAGACCGACATGCCCTTCGACGGCAAACGCATGATCTTCGGCGGCTTCGTGCCCCTGCTCGACAGCTGA
- the panS gene encoding ketopantoate/pantoate/pantothenate transporter PanS has product MSLLTRLFPLWAACVAVVAYLLPATFTPLLPLVTWLLMLVMFGMGATLTFSDFRRVMLQPGPVIAGVAIHYLVMPLAAFLLARLFGMPPELTAGMILVGSVASGTASTLMVYLSRGDVALSVTIGAMSTLVGVVATPLLTRLYVNASIAVDVVGLLVSILKIVIVPVALGLLLNQFAGRTMRAAEKALPLVSIFSILAIIAAVVAGSHASIAKVGPMLLVAVVLHNGLGLLGGYWGGRLLKFDESVCRTLALEVGMQNSGLAAALGALYFSPLAALPGAVFSVWHNISGSLLAGHWSRKPVAGRTPESAAPVH; this is encoded by the coding sequence ATGTCCCTGCTCACCCGCCTGTTCCCGCTCTGGGCCGCCTGCGTCGCCGTCGTCGCCTACCTGCTGCCTGCCACCTTCACCCCGCTGTTGCCCCTGGTCACCTGGCTGCTGATGCTGGTGATGTTCGGCATGGGCGCCACGCTCACCTTTTCCGACTTCCGGCGCGTCATGCTGCAGCCCGGCCCGGTGATCGCCGGCGTGGCGATCCACTATCTGGTGATGCCGCTGGCGGCCTTCCTGCTGGCGCGCCTGTTCGGCATGCCGCCGGAGCTCACCGCCGGCATGATCCTGGTGGGAAGCGTCGCCAGCGGCACCGCGTCGACGCTCATGGTGTATCTGTCGCGCGGCGACGTGGCGCTGTCGGTCACCATCGGCGCCATGTCCACGCTGGTCGGCGTGGTGGCCACGCCGCTGCTTACCCGGCTCTATGTGAACGCCTCGATTGCGGTCGACGTGGTCGGCCTGCTGGTGAGCATTCTCAAGATCGTGATCGTGCCGGTGGCGCTCGGCCTGCTGCTCAACCAGTTCGCCGGCCGCACCATGCGCGCGGCCGAGAAGGCGCTGCCCTTGGTCTCGATCTTCTCGATCCTGGCGATCATCGCGGCGGTGGTCGCGGGCAGCCACGCCAGCATCGCCAAGGTGGGGCCGATGCTGCTGGTGGCGGTGGTGCTGCACAACGGCCTGGGCCTGCTCGGCGGTTACTGGGGCGGCCGCCTGCTGAAGTTCGACGAATCGGTCTGCCGCACGCTGGCGCTGGAAGTGGGCATGCAGAACTCGGGCCTGGCCGCCGCACTTGGCGCGCTGTATTTTTCGCCGCTGGCGGCGCTGCCGGGCGCGGTGTTCTCGGTGTGGCACAACATCTCGGGCTCGCTTCTGGCAGGCCACTGGTCGCGCAAGCCGGTGGCCGGCCGCACACCCGAATCGGCCGCGCCGGTGCACTGA
- a CDS encoding PEP-CTERM sorting domain-containing protein yields the protein MTKPLLLSLLMLGSAYAHAATVDLSYFKIAEGTGSATGNFVTMTAVADQEDDGAIHTGYKAFGGISVYNLHSFEYATSDSPTNFTAIIGPNFVALSTNSVTRYTFNSPYSGVLSFMIEKPAAGTATLSLLNFTTSAIAAVPEPETYALLMAGLAMTGFIARRQKKKEHLKFKFPAPQQLDQA from the coding sequence ATGACCAAACCACTTCTATTATCTCTCCTCATGCTCGGATCGGCTTACGCACATGCCGCCACCGTTGACCTGTCCTATTTTAAAATCGCAGAGGGCACTGGCAGTGCGACAGGCAACTTCGTGACCATGACAGCGGTTGCCGACCAGGAAGACGATGGCGCCATTCACACTGGTTATAAGGCATTCGGAGGAATTAGTGTATACAACCTTCATTCCTTCGAATATGCAACGTCAGATAGTCCAACAAACTTCACAGCTATTATTGGGCCGAATTTTGTCGCCCTCTCGACTAACTCCGTTACACGCTACACATTCAACTCGCCATACAGCGGGGTGCTTAGTTTTATGATCGAAAAGCCAGCTGCTGGTACAGCAACACTATCGCTCCTGAATTTCACCACTTCCGCCATCGCGGCCGTACCCGAACCGGAAACCTATGCGCTGTTGATGGCGGGCTTGGCGATGACCGGATTCATCGCCCGGCGGCAAAAGAAAAAGGAACATCTCAAATTCAAATTCCCGGCTCCGCAGCAACTCGACCAAGCGTGA